From the Accumulibacter sp. genome, one window contains:
- a CDS encoding cbb3-type cytochrome c oxidase subunit I has protein sequence MATTYRTCPVSGLQFEDQAEKLMRWNAVAGVLALLAGGITALLVILTRWPAIKLLPADQFYLILTAHGVDMLILWIIFFEMAVLYFASSTLLRCRLAAPKVAWAAFWLMVVGSIMTNVAIFQGESSVMFTSYVPMQAAPHFYLGIILFAVGALMGCGIFFATLVVAKREKTYSGSIPLVTFGALTAAIIATFTILAGAGILLPTLLWSVGIIKEIDAQLYRMVWWGLGHSSQQINVSAHVAIWYLIAAVVFGAKPLSEKVSRFAFLLYILFLQLASAHHLLSDPGMSAEWKVLNTSYFMYFAVMASMIHGFTVPGAIEAAQRRKGYTNGLFEWLRKAPWGNPVFSGMFISLVSFGFLGGISGVVLGTEQINMLMHNTFYVPGHFHTTVVTGTTLAFMAVTYLLVPVLFKREMILPKLCQIQPYLFGISMSILGLVMMGAGTLGVSRRHWDMAFSGAPFQYEWPGAAYLMMGLTGIFGVLAVIGGGLWILLVVGSLLFGKKLDGGKVSDKPTPLPANTQAASAVSHGHDHVGVPGTVVLALLLFVCFVLYYFVNWKYLSEVWLLS, from the coding sequence CGCGATCAAGCTGCTGCCGGCCGACCAGTTCTACCTGATCCTGACGGCGCACGGCGTCGACATGCTGATCCTGTGGATCATCTTCTTCGAAATGGCAGTGCTCTACTTCGCCTCGTCGACGCTGCTGCGCTGTCGACTGGCGGCACCGAAGGTCGCCTGGGCCGCCTTCTGGCTGATGGTCGTCGGCAGCATCATGACCAACGTCGCCATCTTCCAGGGTGAATCGAGCGTGATGTTCACCTCCTACGTGCCGATGCAGGCAGCGCCGCATTTCTACCTCGGCATCATCCTGTTCGCGGTCGGTGCGCTGATGGGTTGTGGCATCTTCTTCGCCACGCTGGTCGTCGCCAAGCGTGAGAAGACCTACAGCGGATCGATCCCGCTTGTCACCTTCGGCGCGCTGACGGCAGCGATCATCGCCACCTTCACGATCCTGGCCGGCGCCGGCATCCTGCTGCCGACCCTTCTCTGGTCGGTCGGCATCATCAAGGAGATCGACGCGCAACTGTACCGCATGGTCTGGTGGGGCCTGGGGCACTCGTCGCAGCAGATCAACGTCTCCGCGCACGTCGCCATCTGGTACCTGATCGCCGCCGTCGTCTTCGGCGCGAAGCCGCTGTCGGAGAAGGTTTCGCGCTTCGCGTTCCTGCTCTACATCCTCTTCCTGCAACTCGCCAGTGCGCACCACCTGCTCTCCGACCCCGGCATGAGCGCCGAGTGGAAGGTGCTCAACACCTCGTACTTCATGTACTTCGCGGTAATGGCATCGATGATCCACGGCTTCACGGTTCCCGGTGCGATCGAGGCGGCACAGCGGCGCAAGGGCTACACCAACGGCCTCTTCGAATGGCTGCGCAAGGCACCGTGGGGCAACCCGGTGTTCTCCGGCATGTTCATCTCGCTGGTCAGCTTCGGCTTCCTCGGCGGCATCTCCGGTGTCGTCCTCGGCACCGAGCAGATCAACATGCTGATGCACAACACCTTCTACGTTCCCGGCCACTTCCACACGACGGTCGTCACCGGCACGACGCTGGCCTTCATGGCCGTCACCTACCTGCTGGTGCCGGTCCTCTTCAAGCGCGAGATGATCCTGCCGAAGCTGTGCCAGATCCAGCCCTACCTGTTCGGCATCAGCATGTCGATCCTCGGCCTGGTGATGATGGGCGCCGGCACGCTCGGCGTCTCGCGCCGGCACTGGGACATGGCCTTCTCCGGCGCGCCGTTCCAGTATGAGTGGCCGGGTGCTGCATACCTGATGATGGGCCTGACCGGGATCTTCGGCGTCCTCGCGGTGATCGGCGGCGGTCTCTGGATCCTGCTGGTGGTCGGCTCGCTGCTCTTCGGCAAGAAGCTCGACGGCGGCAAGGTCTCCGACAAACCGACGCCGTTGCCGGCGAACACGCAGGCGGCTTCCGCCGTGTCGCACGGTCACGATCACGTTGGGGTTCCCGGCACGGTCGTGCTGGCGTTGCTGCTCTTCGTCTGCTTCGTGTTGTACTATTTCGTCAACTGGAAGTACCTGTCGGAAGTCTGGCTGCTGAGCTGA